The following DNA comes from Anastrepha obliqua isolate idAnaObli1 chromosome 1, idAnaObli1_1.0, whole genome shotgun sequence.
ttccATATCTATAAcgaacttaacttgtaacagaacttatggcagggcTAAGTATATgtaaggcctcttctattcgccacttctctgctcggctcacttgacgaaaaatttgcatgtgaaagcagcaacaaagttatcgagcaagattcgctgcTAGTGAGTTTGGTTATACCTCGTAAAACTGGTCTAACTCACtattttataaacaattgtAATTTTGGGCAGCTCTATTTCCACTTGCTTGGCGAAAAGGAGATGCTTATAATTAGTATTTTTTgcgctttcttttaaatataaatataatattagtattaaccccttgccgtgctttaacgagtctgacttgtaatgaaaattttggCCCAAACATGAACATGACGAGCCAGGGTCGTGATTGAATGTTGGTTTCTATCTGTATGCTTCCAGAGCTAGTCACGAGTCTCATAATTGCTGTTTCGTTATGTCGCGCATCAGTCTGGTCTATTTACCACGCGTTGACGCGTAACACTTGGGCCTGAGTTTCGTCAAGCTAAATGGCACGCCAGGGGGTTATTACTTGCTTGCTGATTTACTGaaatgatttttgaattttataggCTTTTGGCGCATATGTATGCGGGGGAAGCATTAATAATGCTGGATCGATTGAGTGAGGCACGTCCGCATTTTGAACCCACATTTGTGTCGTCCctaaatgcatttgatttcgAGACGAAAGATTGGCGTGTAAAATCTTTGGATGCTGCACAGAATGTGGTGCGGTATAATTTGGCTGTGGTAATGGCACTGCAAGGAGATTTCGAGTTATCAAGAAATTGTCTGAGTAGCTGTACTCATCCAATTGTGGCTGCTAAAGTTCTATCGCTGAAGACTTATCTCGACATAAAAATGGGGAAAGGTACATAACAGAGTTTTAGGGGGGGAGTttgctatatatgtatattgtgtgCTTTATATAGATTTGTTACAATTTGGAATTACATTTTCTGGCAAAGAtgcaattacaaaaacaaagttatatTTTCATGGCATTGTGTACAAATagcgcaataaaaataaaaatacaattaaaaaaatacgtgcTGGCGATTTTGATTGATCAgttctataaaatataaaatataattcaaagcTTAGATAAGCTATCGCAGATGATATTGAGTATGTAATCGGTGAGTTGTTTGTCTATATAAAGCGTAATGCTTGACTAGTACAATTGCATTTATTGCGGTAAGCGCATTAAAATGAATTTGAGTACTGTCATCGTTGTTTCTGGCCTTTTGCTGGCCACGGTAAGCATAACATCAACGCTAACATATGACGAAGAAAGGTTGGCTTTAAAACATTTTGTCACTTCTGTAAGTACGTGCAGTGCGGAAAATAGGTAGCAAAATGGTAAACATTTTATCAcaattaatttcttaatttccaCAGGATGAGCGCATTCGTTCACATGGCTATCCAGTCGAATCACACACCGTTGAGACGAGCGATGCTTACCTGTTGACACTCTTCCGCATTCCTTACTCCCACAAATTAAATAACCAAAATGCTTACCGCCCAGCTATTTTGTTGCAACATGGCTTATTCAGCAACTCTGATTGCTGGTTGAGCAGTGGACCCGATAACTCGCTCGGATATTTGCTTGCTGACGCCGGTTTCGATGTTTGGTTGGGAAATGCTCGTGGCAATATCTATTCACGCGGAAATTCGAATATAACTATAAATAACCCAAAATTTTGGAAGTTCAGTTGGCATGAAATTGGCATATACGATATAAGTGCTATGATTGATTATATTCGCGATAATACCGCTCAACAAGCCATACACTATGCCGGCCACTCGCAGGGCACCACAGTGTACCTGGCTCTCATGTCCACCAAGTCACAGTATAATGCCAAGATTAAGACGGCACATCTATTGGCGCCATGTGCATTCTTGGCGAATGGTAGACATGTTATATTCCAACTTTCGCAGCTGATCGGCAACCCCGATGGGCTTTTATACAGTGTCTTAGAGAACTCGGAGTTGATGCCTAGA
Coding sequences within:
- the LOC129235930 gene encoding lipase 3-like, producing MNLSTVIVVSGLLLATVSITSTLTYDEERLALKHFVTSDERIRSHGYPVESHTVETSDAYLLTLFRIPYSHKLNNQNAYRPAILLQHGLFSNSDCWLSSGPDNSLGYLLADAGFDVWLGNARGNIYSRGNSNITINNPKFWKFSWHEIGIYDISAMIDYIRDNTAQQAIHYAGHSQGTTVYLALMSTKSQYNAKIKTAHLLAPCAFLANGRHVIFQLSQLIGNPDGLLYSVLENSELMPRNEYVNRIADTLCGQQPLLGEQCKDVVFWYAADGYRNTNLTALQVLLGSHPGGSSSNQGIHYLQLYKSHKFRQYDYGTKKNQQIYNQDTPPDYDLSKITARTYSYSSANDGLCAPSDVDTMVENMPYLVEDYRVPDQTWNHMDFIVGRQMKEVIHDRVLQTLKAFETFL